The Deltaproteobacteria bacterium genome includes a window with the following:
- a CDS encoding DUF4157 domain-containing protein, translated as MMTGIKKEKKHKGNIKYLKNHNNASGVSHNSRGAYNSCHEMTGIHSMTAAPVLGVNNAGDEGINMQKACATTFSQRNLGNSYMQSVAGNLQTVTRGSGPKIQRKCSCGGSCSACSGGEEFKGIQRKLKIGPANDVYEQEADRVAEQVMRMPESRIQRKACSSYNENKEGEQIQGRPVFGGTATLVQRQLKEKGDVLQPKEATGRTRGVAGDAQRNINHLRRGSGKPLSESERSFFEPRFGADFSRVRIHNNKGAANAAKSISARALTFGHHVAFGAGEYAPGTSAGRKLLAHELTHTLQQSEGSERIQRAETDDNPQHCFPTDGTPLQDSASTINSWIGAARVRSRRDGIHMVNAVYQELASGGSISAVERRLGSLPSTHVNHIDYSRSRYAGTLMWPVDPFTRSALWAAGKIFVAPVINLCGTCVGTDKVGHFFQQGYEYYRLYRSVEARIQAMPEDEQRAFYRRIAGPPIPLPDLPIDFEREEEPFGLGRFEVTPAAIVELAASAFVMQFGRWLEGFNNTLTTEDERWIHGHSFIPFYYHEGVYGASTTGVLSRADLQANRRGFQFYQDLWHNPGSPPDICDYVGGLWNEYTEINSVVPALGSPRGPYSESRDVETP; from the coding sequence ATGATGACAGGAATAAAAAAAGAAAAGAAGCATAAGGGCAACATAAAATATCTGAAAAATCACAATAATGCCTCCGGCGTCAGCCACAACTCGCGTGGAGCTTATAACTCCTGTCATGAAATGACGGGAATTCACTCTATGACCGCTGCACCGGTTTTGGGTGTAAATAATGCCGGAGATGAGGGGATTAACATGCAAAAAGCTTGTGCAACGACTTTCTCTCAGCGGAACCTGGGCAACAGTTACATGCAATCCGTTGCCGGGAATTTGCAAACAGTTACAAGGGGCAGTGGGCCGAAGATCCAGAGAAAATGTTCATGCGGCGGTTCCTGCTCAGCTTGTTCCGGTGGCGAGGAATTTAAAGGAATACAAAGGAAACTAAAAATTGGTCCCGCTAATGATGTTTATGAGCAGGAAGCGGACAGAGTGGCAGAGCAGGTTATGCGGATGCCCGAGTCACGGATACAACGCAAAGCATGCTCATCATACAATGAAAATAAAGAAGGAGAACAAATTCAAGGCAGGCCGGTTTTTGGCGGGACTGCCACATTAGTTCAGAGACAGCTTAAAGAAAAGGGAGATGTCCTCCAGCCTAAAGAGGCAACCGGCCGGACTCGGGGAGTTGCCGGGGACGCGCAAAGGAATATAAACCACTTGAGAAGGGGTTCAGGAAAGCCTCTGTCTGAGTCTGAGCGTTCCTTTTTTGAGCCTCGCTTTGGGGCGGATTTTTCCAGGGTACGTATACATAACAATAAAGGGGCAGCTAATGCAGCAAAATCAATTAGTGCTCGCGCTCTTACCTTTGGGCATCATGTCGCCTTTGGCGCCGGCGAGTACGCACCGGGTACGTCGGCAGGCAGAAAATTACTTGCTCATGAGTTAACACATACGCTGCAGCAATCAGAAGGAAGTGAGCGGATTCAACGCGCAGAGACTGATGATAATCCTCAGCATTGTTTCCCGACGGACGGTACCCCGTTACAAGATAGCGCATCGACGATTAACAGCTGGATAGGCGCTGCGAGGGTGCGATCACGCAGAGATGGAATTCATATGGTAAATGCTGTGTACCAGGAATTAGCGTCAGGCGGGTCTATAAGTGCAGTAGAGCGTCGCTTGGGTTCATTGCCTTCGACCCATGTAAATCATATCGATTACAGCAGATCACGTTATGCCGGCACATTGATGTGGCCTGTAGATCCTTTTACGCGATCTGCATTGTGGGCTGCCGGTAAAATTTTTGTTGCACCCGTCATCAATCTCTGCGGGACTTGTGTAGGCACGGATAAGGTGGGTCATTTTTTTCAGCAAGGCTATGAATATTATCGCCTGTACCGCAGTGTAGAGGCGAGAATCCAGGCTATGCCGGAGGATGAACAGCGTGCCTTTTACCGGCGCATTGCAGGACCGCCGATCCCTCTGCCCGATCTCCCCATTGATTTTGAAAGAGAAGAGGAACCTTTCGGCTTGGGGCGTTTTGAAGTTACCCCGGCAGCAATTGTGGAACTTGCAGCTTCGGCATTTGTTATGCAATTTGGCCGGTGGCTGGAAGGCTTCAATAATACGCTTACTACGGAGGATGAGCGCTGGATACATGGTCACTCTTTTATACCCTTCTATTATCATGAAGGTGTCTATGGCGCGTCCACGACGGGAGTGTTATCACGGGCCGATTTACAGGCTAACCGCAGGGGATTTCAGTTTTATCAAGACCTCTGGCATAATCCCGGCTCACCACCTGATATTTGTGATTATGTCGGGGGCTTATGGAATGAATATACTGAAATCAATTCAGTTGTGCCTGCATTGGGGAGCCCGCGCGGGCCCTATTCTGAATCCAGAGATGTAGAAACGCCTTAG
- a CDS encoding DUF4255 domain-containing protein — protein MSASTAIGMVSESLRNLLSGKMVVTSTPDVTILAPDEKGKEKRINLFLYKVQENQTLKNMDWQVKRDDTTRLVPPPLSLNLFYLMTAYAKSDQQTGSSTAHEILGDAMRVFYENPVIHEDYLADGLKGAREQVKIMLNSLDLEELSNVWGTFSVPFRLSVAYEVSVVQLDMLSESERAMATRARQIGVPAVGLPYQPPEVEKIAPAQGPAGSIITCRGKNLSGWKAYVSIMNRTIVDGEDLGSDSFEVTIPADLLPGFYEVRIDISHLSRKTFFFEVT, from the coding sequence ATGAGCGCATCAACAGCAATAGGGATGGTTAGTGAATCCCTTAGAAACCTGCTTTCCGGAAAGATGGTAGTCACATCAACGCCTGATGTGACGATCCTTGCTCCCGATGAAAAGGGAAAGGAAAAAAGAATCAACCTTTTTTTGTACAAAGTGCAGGAAAATCAAACGTTAAAAAATATGGATTGGCAGGTAAAGCGAGATGACACAACGCGGCTGGTTCCTCCTCCCTTGTCACTTAATCTCTTTTACCTGATGACGGCCTATGCAAAAAGTGACCAGCAAACAGGAAGTTCAACGGCCCATGAAATTTTGGGTGATGCCATGCGTGTCTTCTACGAAAATCCCGTTATTCATGAGGATTATCTTGCCGATGGATTAAAAGGCGCCAGGGAGCAGGTCAAAATAATGCTTAATTCCCTCGATCTGGAAGAGTTGAGTAACGTATGGGGTACCTTTTCAGTGCCATTTCGCCTTTCAGTGGCATATGAAGTTTCTGTCGTCCAGCTTGATATGCTGTCCGAAAGCGAGCGTGCAATGGCCACACGTGCAAGACAAATTGGTGTGCCTGCTGTTGGATTGCCTTACCAGCCGCCGGAAGTGGAAAAGATAGCGCCCGCTCAAGGGCCTGCCGGTTCAATCATTACGTGTCGGGGCAAAAATTTGTCCGGCTGGAAAGCTTATGTGTCGATTATGAACAGAACGATAGTGGATGGTGAAGATCTTGGCAGTGATTCTTTCGAAGTGACTATTCCCGCTGATTTATTACCCGGTTTTTACGAGGTGCGAATAGATATATCGCATCTGAGCAGGAAAACCTTTTTTTTCGAGGTTACATGA
- a CDS encoding AAA family ATPase, which yields MMSIKKGGAKKIEHGAYENMSDHLSDELRKLDLMIKRRVGALRLDLQAMQEACGDRQMYISPQEVDWMLNQSGAFEGGHSELQKIDDQIALLQCEISDRVAKSREEGLFLTLPQLGHFFALSSFEIQTIIICLAPELQRKYDKLYAYLQDDITRKKPSIDLVLDLLCKTEADRWKARAYFSESALLFKSEILHKCDDPQSPSGSSDLASFLKLDARILNYLLGDNSINGQLSSLVKLSFPGRSTAFSYINSEVKTKLHNLTKGHFSGQNIKRKKMIIYLHGPYGVGKEELALTVCGNLGCPLLCLDAELILNHTVEAESVLRLTLRECLLLQAALYIKNMDALLKEEGKAKVFLKKMERMIEEYGWLLLMSGEKPWNPKGIFKEAVFHDVKLPVTDVPARELMWKEALQNLPVNDGLKFARQLGSQFRLTQGQIRDAAEFAANRYSMSNSEAGITLSDLYAACRSQSNQKLGEVAKKIEPHSGWDDIVLPHDKIEQLKEICSQIKHRYCVFGEWGFEKKLSYGKGLSVLFSGPSGTGKTMAAEVIARDLKLDLYKVDLSSVVSKYIGETEKNLEKIFFEAETSNAILFFDEADALFGKRTEVSDAHDRYANIETSYLLQKMEEYEGIVILASNLRENMDDAFTRRIRFILEFPFPDASSRQLIWETHFPEEAPLSDGIDYEFLSKQFQIAGGNIKNVVLNSAFLAAENGGVINMDHIMYGLKREFEKIGKLWCDQNAYKPN from the coding sequence ATGATGAGTATTAAAAAAGGGGGCGCCAAAAAGATAGAACATGGGGCTTATGAAAACATGAGTGATCATTTGTCGGATGAACTGCGTAAGCTGGATCTTATGATTAAACGCCGGGTAGGGGCGCTTCGGCTTGATTTACAAGCTATGCAGGAGGCCTGTGGTGACAGGCAGATGTATATCTCTCCCCAGGAAGTGGACTGGATGCTCAATCAAAGCGGCGCTTTTGAAGGCGGTCATTCTGAACTCCAAAAGATAGATGATCAGATTGCGCTTCTTCAATGCGAGATAAGCGACAGGGTGGCCAAAAGCAGGGAAGAGGGACTTTTTCTCACGCTGCCTCAATTGGGGCACTTTTTTGCATTGTCATCTTTTGAAATTCAGACAATCATCATTTGTCTGGCCCCGGAACTGCAGCGTAAATATGACAAACTCTATGCCTATTTGCAGGATGATATTACGAGAAAAAAACCGAGTATTGACCTGGTGTTGGACCTGCTTTGCAAAACTGAGGCAGACCGGTGGAAGGCACGCGCTTATTTTTCAGAGAGCGCGCTTTTATTCAAATCGGAGATTTTACATAAATGCGATGATCCCCAGAGTCCTTCCGGCTCCAGTGATCTGGCGTCTTTTTTAAAGCTCGATGCGCGGATTCTGAACTATTTATTGGGGGATAACAGCATAAACGGGCAATTAAGCAGTTTAGTGAAATTATCATTTCCCGGGCGGTCAACAGCGTTTTCTTATATCAATAGTGAAGTAAAGACAAAACTGCATAACTTAACAAAAGGCCATTTTTCAGGGCAAAATATCAAAAGAAAAAAGATGATCATCTATCTTCATGGTCCTTACGGCGTTGGAAAAGAGGAGCTTGCGCTGACAGTCTGCGGAAATCTTGGTTGTCCCCTTTTATGCCTGGACGCAGAGTTAATCCTGAATCATACCGTGGAAGCAGAATCTGTCCTGAGATTGACATTACGCGAATGCCTGCTTCTCCAGGCGGCCCTTTATATAAAAAATATGGATGCCTTGCTAAAAGAAGAAGGTAAGGCAAAAGTCTTTTTAAAAAAAATGGAGAGAATGATTGAAGAGTACGGATGGCTGCTTTTAATGTCCGGTGAGAAGCCCTGGAACCCAAAAGGGATATTTAAAGAGGCGGTCTTTCATGATGTAAAACTCCCCGTTACGGATGTGCCTGCACGTGAATTGATGTGGAAAGAAGCGTTGCAAAATCTCCCCGTAAATGACGGCCTCAAGTTTGCCCGACAACTGGGCAGCCAGTTTCGTCTGACGCAGGGACAGATACGGGATGCAGCGGAGTTCGCAGCTAATCGGTATTCCATGAGTAACAGTGAGGCGGGAATCACACTCTCTGACCTTTATGCCGCTTGCCGCAGTCAATCCAATCAAAAACTGGGAGAAGTGGCTAAAAAAATCGAACCTCATAGTGGTTGGGATGACATTGTGCTTCCTCATGACAAGATTGAACAACTGAAAGAGATATGCAGCCAGATTAAACATCGATACTGCGTATTTGGTGAATGGGGATTTGAGAAAAAGCTTTCATACGGGAAAGGGTTGAGCGTCCTTTTTTCCGGTCCTTCGGGCACGGGCAAGACAATGGCCGCTGAGGTCATTGCCCGTGACCTGAAATTGGATCTCTACAAAGTCGATCTCTCAAGTGTGGTCAGTAAATATATTGGAGAGACGGAAAAAAACCTGGAGAAGATATTTTTTGAGGCAGAGACGAGCAATGCCATTCTATTTTTTGATGAAGCGGACGCGCTTTTTGGTAAACGCACGGAAGTATCCGACGCTCATGACAGGTATGCCAATATTGAGACGAGCTACCTCTTGCAGAAGATGGAGGAATATGAGGGCATCGTCATCCTTGCCAGTAATCTTCGCGAAAATATGGATGATGCCTTTACGAGGCGTATCAGGTTTATCCTGGAGTTTCCTTTCCCCGATGCGTCAAGCCGGCAGCTGATATGGGAGACGCATTTTCCGGAAGAAGCGCCCTTAAGTGATGGCATAGATTACGAGTTTTTATCAAAACAGTTCCAGATTGCCGGCGGGAACATTAAAAACGTCGTCCTTAACTCAGCCTTTCTGGCAGCGGAAAACGGCGGGGTAATCAACATGGACCATATCATGTACGGTTTGAAGAGAGAGTTTGAAAAGATTGGAAAGCTTTGGTGTGATCAAAATGCTTATAAGCCTAATTAG